Proteins encoded in a region of the Stieleria neptunia genome:
- a CDS encoding REP-associated tyrosine transposase translates to MGRSRYKFGEDHYPHFLTCTINAWLPVFSNPDFVEITLDSWRFLQRERDIEILGWVILENHLHWIGLGPSLGKRVGEFKSYTATRILRQMQKRGYQTLLDQLRFFKQRFKKDQDHQLWQEGSHPKRIDTDEMMWQKLDYIHHNPVKRGYVDDPIHWRYSSARSYAGEPGLLEVCRDWR, encoded by the coding sequence ATGGGCCGATCACGTTACAAATTCGGTGAGGATCATTATCCCCATTTCTTGACGTGCACCATCAACGCATGGCTACCGGTTTTTTCCAATCCAGACTTTGTGGAGATCACGCTTGATTCTTGGCGGTTCCTGCAGCGGGAACGCGACATTGAAATCTTAGGTTGGGTCATCCTCGAAAACCACCTGCACTGGATCGGTCTGGGACCTTCACTCGGCAAGCGTGTGGGGGAATTCAAGTCATACACCGCAACACGAATTCTTCGTCAGATGCAGAAACGAGGCTACCAGACTTTGCTCGACCAACTCCGTTTTTTCAAGCAGCGTTTCAAGAAGGACCAAGACCACCAACTCTGGCAAGAAGGGAGTCATCCCAAACGCATCGATACCGACGAGATGATGTGGCAGAAACTGGATTACATCCACCACAACCCGGTCAAGCGAGGTTATGTCGACGACCCAATTCATTGGCGATACTCCAGCGCGCGAAGCTACGCTGGTGAGCCAGGGCTTTTAGAGGTCTGCAGGGATTGGCGGTAG
- the alaS gene encoding alanine--tRNA ligase translates to MKTDELREKYLEFFESKGCVRKPSDVLVPTWDPSVLFTPAGMNQFKDHFLGKVKLDFTRATTCQKCLRTGDIDNVGRTAYHHTFFEMLGNFSFGDYFKKEAIAWAWEFLTAKKWLAIDPAKLSVTVYKDDDQAYGIWKESIGLPDERIVRMDEDENFWPASAPSEGPDGVCGPCSEIYYHLDDGSDVEIWNLVFTQFNRVGDPPDNLKPLPSQNIDTGMGLERTASVLQGVSTNFHIDSLRPIVDAAADVVGVHYDPDSDNGRRLRRITDHARACAFAIHENVYPGRDKAKYVVRRLIRRAVLDGYQMNLREPFLHKLVAAVADASRTAYPELGETVERVSEVIASEENAFFGTIDGGMKRIGQLFEEMNDEDAVMVPGKEAAELNTTYGVPPELLQTLAAEKNFTFDWPGYRDAMHEHAIASGAGQVELFQTGPLETLKEALRETPFVGYDTTETTATIKGIITGDGKDKDDEGQLLSRISRPGDAEFRLVLSESPFYGESGGQVGDTGVIRSDDFEFIVHDTQKHGGLIVHHGSLTKGEIKEGASCKAVVDTERRGALARAHSATHILHHALHTNIGDHAQQQGSKVEEDRLRFDFTNQKPIPDDVLVKIESDVMTRIGEDAEVSWQTIPLAEARKAGAMMLFGEKYPDPVRMVSIGDYSKELCAGTHVTRSSSVQTFELMAEESVSAGTRRIVALTGARAEQHRQQTQALLGDIAARLGTDPAHAGGAIEQLAGEVRQLKKELTSGKPSEHADAFAVAKDCPAADVGDYPSVRASVREITRRLNVSQDDVLSRIDSMLADRAGLVAQLKQATAGGKITADDLIGKGEKVGDDLIVVAEVPGANPNVMRGWIDQIRKKSSGGSAVLLGTVQGDKVVLVGGLSHTLVDKGLKAGQWVGAAAKMVGGGGGGRPDMAQAGGKDPSKLPAALDAAKTSMRDQLGA, encoded by the coding sequence ATGAAAACCGACGAACTCCGCGAAAAATATCTCGAATTCTTTGAATCCAAGGGCTGCGTCCGAAAGCCCAGCGATGTGTTGGTCCCCACCTGGGACCCCTCGGTCCTGTTCACCCCGGCCGGGATGAACCAGTTCAAGGATCACTTTCTGGGCAAAGTGAAACTCGATTTCACCCGCGCGACGACCTGCCAAAAATGCCTCCGCACCGGCGACATCGATAACGTCGGCCGGACCGCCTATCACCACACCTTTTTCGAAATGCTGGGGAATTTCTCCTTCGGCGACTATTTCAAAAAGGAAGCCATCGCGTGGGCCTGGGAGTTCTTGACGGCGAAAAAATGGCTGGCCATCGACCCCGCCAAATTGTCCGTGACGGTCTACAAAGACGATGACCAGGCCTACGGGATCTGGAAAGAATCGATCGGCTTGCCGGACGAGCGGATCGTTCGGATGGACGAAGACGAAAACTTTTGGCCCGCCTCGGCGCCCAGCGAAGGCCCCGATGGGGTGTGTGGTCCGTGCAGCGAAATCTATTATCACCTGGACGACGGCAGCGACGTCGAAATCTGGAACCTGGTCTTTACCCAATTCAATCGCGTCGGCGATCCGCCGGACAACCTGAAACCCCTGCCCAGCCAAAACATCGACACCGGCATGGGGCTGGAACGAACCGCCAGCGTCCTGCAAGGCGTCTCGACCAACTTCCACATCGATTCACTGCGGCCGATCGTCGATGCCGCCGCCGATGTCGTCGGCGTGCACTACGACCCCGACAGCGACAACGGACGACGCCTGCGACGGATCACCGACCACGCACGGGCGTGTGCCTTCGCGATTCACGAGAACGTCTACCCCGGACGCGACAAGGCCAAGTATGTCGTCCGTCGTCTGATCCGCCGCGCGGTGTTGGACGGTTACCAGATGAACCTCCGCGAGCCCTTCTTGCACAAGCTCGTTGCCGCCGTCGCCGACGCCAGCCGAACCGCGTACCCCGAACTGGGCGAAACCGTCGAGCGCGTCAGCGAAGTCATCGCGTCGGAAGAGAATGCTTTCTTCGGAACCATCGACGGCGGCATGAAACGTATCGGACAACTGTTCGAGGAGATGAACGACGAAGACGCGGTGATGGTCCCCGGCAAAGAAGCCGCCGAACTGAACACGACCTATGGCGTCCCGCCGGAATTGCTGCAAACCCTGGCCGCCGAAAAGAACTTCACCTTCGACTGGCCGGGCTATCGCGACGCGATGCACGAACACGCGATCGCCAGCGGTGCCGGGCAAGTCGAACTGTTCCAGACCGGTCCCCTGGAAACACTCAAAGAAGCGCTGCGTGAAACACCGTTCGTCGGCTACGACACGACCGAGACGACCGCGACGATCAAGGGCATCATCACCGGCGACGGCAAGGACAAAGACGACGAAGGGCAATTGCTGAGCCGGATCAGCCGTCCCGGCGACGCTGAATTTCGTTTGGTGCTCAGCGAATCCCCGTTCTACGGCGAATCGGGTGGCCAGGTCGGCGATACCGGTGTCATCCGCTCGGACGATTTCGAATTCATCGTCCACGACACACAAAAACACGGCGGCTTGATCGTCCACCACGGCTCGCTGACCAAGGGTGAAATCAAAGAAGGCGCGAGCTGCAAAGCGGTCGTCGATACCGAACGACGCGGCGCGCTGGCACGCGCCCATTCCGCCACCCACATCCTGCACCACGCGCTGCACACCAACATCGGCGACCACGCCCAACAACAGGGCAGCAAAGTCGAAGAGGATCGATTGCGTTTCGATTTCACGAACCAAAAACCGATCCCCGATGACGTCTTGGTCAAAATCGAAAGCGACGTCATGACGCGGATCGGCGAAGACGCCGAGGTCTCGTGGCAGACCATCCCGCTGGCCGAAGCTCGCAAGGCCGGCGCGATGATGTTGTTCGGTGAAAAGTACCCCGATCCCGTCCGCATGGTCTCCATCGGCGACTACAGCAAAGAGCTTTGTGCGGGGACACACGTGACCCGTTCCAGCAGCGTGCAAACGTTCGAATTGATGGCCGAAGAAAGCGTCTCGGCCGGCACCCGTCGAATCGTCGCCCTGACCGGCGCCCGCGCCGAGCAGCATCGCCAACAGACGCAAGCGTTGCTCGGCGACATCGCCGCGCGACTCGGTACCGACCCCGCACATGCCGGCGGTGCGATTGAACAGTTGGCCGGCGAAGTCCGACAACTGAAGAAGGAACTCACCAGTGGTAAACCGTCCGAGCATGCCGACGCCTTCGCCGTCGCCAAGGATTGCCCCGCCGCGGACGTCGGCGATTATCCCAGCGTCCGGGCCAGCGTCCGTGAGATCACACGGCGATTGAATGTGTCTCAAGATGACGTGCTCTCGCGAATCGATTCGATGCTCGCCGACCGCGCCGGCTTGGTCGCCCAATTGAAGCAAGCCACCGCCGGCGGAAAGATCACCGCGGACGACTTGATCGGCAAAGGGGAAAAGGTCGGCGACGATTTGATCGTTGTCGCCGAAGTCCCCGGTGCGAACCCGAACGTGATGCGCGGCTGGATCGATCAGATCCGCAAGAAATCCTCGGGCGGATCGGCCGTACTGCTCGGTACTGTGCAAGGCGACAAGGTGGTGCTGGTGGGCGGTCTCAGTCACACGCTGGTCGACAAGGGCTTGAAAGCGGGCCAATGGGTCGGCGCCGCGGCCAAGATGGTCGGCGGTGGCGGCGGCGGTCGACCGGACATGGCCCAAGCCGGCGGCAAAGACCCCAGCAAACTGCCCGCCGCACTCGACGCCGCCAAGACGTCGATGCGAGATCAACTCGGCGCGTAA
- a CDS encoding DNA-directed RNA polymerase subunit alpha C-terminal domain-containing protein, with product MSTRIPLSRADEEARLRKERLDLSIAEMGLSVRTTNCLEETGILTVRDLLGATPKRLLSISNFGEKTLGEVYAALEELGFFRPSRRPQQPR from the coding sequence ATGAGCACGCGAATTCCACTGAGCCGCGCCGACGAGGAAGCTCGTTTGCGCAAAGAGCGTTTGGATTTGAGTATCGCCGAGATGGGGCTGTCGGTTCGGACGACGAACTGTCTTGAAGAAACCGGTATCCTGACGGTGCGTGATCTGCTGGGCGCGACGCCCAAGCGGCTGCTGTCGATCAGCAACTTCGGCGAGAAGACTCTCGGTGAAGTTTACGCCGCGTTGGAAGAGCTGGGATTCTTTCGTCCCAGCCGACGACCTCAGCAACCCCGTTGA
- a CDS encoding glycosyltransferase family 2 protein, with protein sequence MNGFPGSATFVIPTMDEQDTVDTLVEKIGEACGGIDLPHDVLFIDDGSTDQTWSRIETLAAQHDHVRGIRFRRNFGKAAALSAGFAQATGDVVFTMDADLQDDPVEIPAFIDKLNEGFDVVSGWKQKRKDALDKTLPSKVFNWLVSRMTGVHLHDHNCGFKAYRGPVTKDVTLYGERHRFVPVLAAARGWRVAEIPVVHHARQFGQSKYGVSRLAKGFLDLLSIFFLTTFGKRPFHFVGAIGLLFFLTGGFGLVYLSAMWVISRQLESMTDVDLHASALFYYCITALLLGAQMFLAGLLAELIVSLSEQSKYPYSILQDTDASAASTGGGQR encoded by the coding sequence ATGAATGGTTTTCCGGGATCCGCGACGTTCGTGATCCCCACAATGGACGAACAAGACACCGTGGACACGTTGGTCGAAAAGATCGGCGAGGCCTGCGGCGGCATCGATTTGCCCCACGACGTGCTGTTTATCGACGACGGTTCCACCGATCAAACGTGGTCCCGGATCGAAACGCTTGCAGCCCAGCACGATCACGTCCGCGGTATCCGGTTCCGACGAAACTTTGGCAAAGCGGCGGCGCTCTCGGCCGGATTTGCCCAGGCCACCGGCGACGTCGTGTTCACGATGGACGCCGATCTGCAAGACGATCCGGTAGAGATCCCCGCGTTCATCGACAAACTGAACGAGGGCTTTGACGTCGTCAGCGGCTGGAAACAGAAACGCAAAGACGCGCTCGACAAAACATTGCCCAGCAAGGTCTTCAATTGGCTGGTCAGCCGGATGACCGGCGTGCACTTGCACGACCACAATTGCGGGTTCAAAGCGTACCGCGGGCCGGTGACCAAAGACGTCACGCTGTACGGCGAGCGACACCGCTTCGTTCCCGTCCTGGCAGCCGCCCGGGGCTGGCGCGTCGCCGAAATCCCCGTCGTTCATCACGCCCGCCAGTTCGGCCAATCCAAGTACGGCGTCTCGCGATTGGCCAAAGGATTCCTGGACCTGCTGTCCATCTTTTTCTTGACCACGTTCGGCAAGCGGCCCTTCCATTTCGTCGGAGCGATCGGCTTGCTGTTCTTTTTGACCGGCGGTTTCGGGCTGGTTTATCTATCCGCGATGTGGGTGATCTCGCGACAATTGGAATCGATGACCGACGTCGATCTGCACGCCTCGGCGCTGTTTTACTACTGCATCACCGCGTTGCTGTTGGGAGCCCAGATGTTCCTGGCCGGGCTGTTGGCCGAGCTGATCGTTTCGCTTTCCGAGCAATCCAAGTACCCGTACAGCATCCTGCAAGACACCGACGCGTCAGCGGCATCAACCGGCGGAGGTCAACGATGA
- a CDS encoding TM2 domain-containing protein, which translates to MHAATETYGAPGHAAAYEMTPTHPVLVGYLYWILGIFGAHRFYFGRPITGVLWFFTGGVFLVGWIVDLFLIPSMADDASRRYRRGRVDYTLCWVLHTFLGLFGVHRLYMGKIFTGVLFLLTGGLLGVGFVYDLLTLNEQIDELNAWE; encoded by the coding sequence ATGCACGCAGCTACTGAGACTTACGGAGCCCCCGGCCACGCCGCGGCCTATGAAATGACGCCGACCCATCCGGTGCTGGTCGGGTATCTCTACTGGATCCTCGGCATTTTTGGTGCCCATCGATTTTATTTTGGCCGACCGATCACGGGAGTGCTCTGGTTTTTCACCGGCGGCGTGTTCTTGGTCGGCTGGATTGTGGACCTGTTCCTGATCCCTTCGATGGCCGACGACGCGTCGCGACGGTACCGCAGGGGACGGGTCGATTACACGCTTTGCTGGGTGCTGCACACGTTCCTGGGCCTGTTCGGCGTACACCGCTTGTACATGGGCAAAATCTTTACCGGTGTGCTGTTCTTGCTGACCGGTGGGCTGCTGGGAGTCGGGTTCGTGTATGACCTGCTGACGTTGAATGAGCAGATCGATGAACTGAATGCGTGGGAGTAG
- a CDS encoding DUF4332 domain-containing protein, whose amino-acid sequence MLLDRIDIDTHGPLTRVELGPFSESLNVICAPEGSGKTAIVRFIRDSLIRRDYPLGMMSSSAGRVVWADRNGKIHCRREHDGTPSGRRTIEFESRGEAAHRFDWLHGSWINGIADSTDATRALESIRIPESIVDGIVTDTAVISVSRVIGACLRSGLGDPALFAGLPVNRSIVSGLSPAESADQHTPRRAMRDELARIEAELASIRQTSTGPADTFDEGSGYLYPSLSDTQSIAARRRQLQARLAALHRAQQSAQASPQRRDHGAAFGAELAELHDQIWQLRVRHSELSRWLAHLQFDRNRVRYTAPITASPYARDAHADLAGGLAIGHGAALDVDAELRRKLIDVDAQITRWRRVMTELSGLREIISSDVHRDAVGRPLGDATALPMSEHMLRRERMHHFLSSLDRYAGDPSAAASWSAFAAGARPTRWPDEIDLRIEAIVRQVDWLAARYDQPHSAAPVWYRDLPEDLAYRGSRSLVHSLHAIRDDLQNVRRHGFRFAHSATEPSREARAAEHALAVRRDHELYDLRRSEQWVVATIERLLAYREGLVRNRQLAERLRYPSWMDEAYHRQTWSAWYINHLDGEAIARGKELDQVTAQLDRCVARAAQLRRQMLAQPMHPVAAPPSAYAGLGDPGLGYLGLGDLGPSGFAVDPSMLQMEIDAVESELRALDSLPQPDWADTPRMKWLKRRRAELIQRLGVPQAASRSASPLADEASQWLVRLSGGRLSRLDWSDADFTTAPGQVEAATRVGFAKIDGREEANCPAADRALAALALRMAAADLLARTGRAIPLVIEVPRELVRLQDVGDAFGAISASDAAFPIQTGGSPAVGVNLSVLAALDDFAKNGRQVVMLASDSMFADQVARHGGQVFTIHGQRVQHEHRPLWSPHFSDEGYAGPHAASHLPPSSNGLGADGVVPHDPMPHSDAFVDRYHDEYFDHLPIGASLADINRNLDAVWQEAYGISPYAESLSGRHNAHVAPHSPSPRSPYAESPYAESPYAESPYLGAGYMGPASSAAPVAPATQTQTYRASMPAGSPGPMFVDPAQHDSGHWHDGYYFADSYTTAPAAPSMPATQSIHGSPAAASRSASGHLQAKTADARSTTPQGPVSPFFLSVDSPIDQAPSIDAVAAARLRRLQVTHINHLMNQDPNRLADSLGLAGVTAATIRRWQAESRLVCHVPQLRGFDARVLVGCGIADAGHLASIDPADLLDRVEAFLATERGQRILLSGTSYELSRITSWIAAANVDTDDNPLGMMRDHQTVDGRVLRQPHDRKSLDAKLDDDRYEYEFVDDSGNVVRASSNRSRSTRRSSGTRQRSGGLSERSNGSRNGSRSINGAARSRDTGSDGRRRRASRSGSGRQADAPETTDQGYRTSGDETDRSDRTRSRRGGDARSRRSASRSASRSSRRGAERSSSEHASSSERASSSDRSPRRERMRDETRSFDSANDDKELRFYLQRESPIVDAPSIGSRMAEKLEAVGIFTVDDLLNADPTEVADQLNHRRIDAEVITAWQNQAILVCRVPMLRGHDAQLLVAADVTTAEEVAEYDPSELFALIDPVARSNEGKRIIRGGQLPDLDEITEWIQYAALSRELVAA is encoded by the coding sequence ATGTTGTTGGACCGGATCGATATCGATACTCACGGCCCCCTGACTCGCGTCGAGCTGGGGCCATTTTCAGAATCCTTGAACGTGATTTGCGCGCCGGAGGGTTCCGGGAAAACCGCGATCGTCCGCTTCATCCGGGACTCGTTGATCCGACGCGACTACCCGCTGGGGATGATGAGTTCCTCGGCCGGCCGCGTGGTCTGGGCCGACCGCAACGGAAAAATCCATTGCCGGCGTGAGCATGACGGAACGCCCAGCGGACGACGGACCATCGAATTCGAATCCCGTGGCGAGGCCGCGCATCGATTCGATTGGCTGCACGGCAGCTGGATCAACGGGATCGCCGATTCGACCGACGCGACGCGTGCCTTGGAATCGATTCGCATTCCCGAATCGATCGTCGACGGCATCGTCACCGACACCGCCGTGATCAGCGTTTCCCGAGTTATCGGGGCCTGCCTGCGGAGCGGGCTGGGCGACCCCGCCTTGTTCGCCGGATTGCCGGTCAACCGTTCGATCGTCAGCGGGCTCTCACCGGCGGAATCCGCCGACCAACACACACCGCGGCGGGCGATGCGAGATGAATTGGCCCGCATCGAAGCGGAATTGGCATCGATTCGGCAGACGTCCACCGGCCCTGCGGACACGTTCGACGAGGGTTCCGGCTACCTGTATCCCTCCCTGTCGGACACGCAGTCCATCGCGGCGCGGCGGCGGCAGTTGCAGGCACGTCTGGCGGCCCTGCATCGCGCACAACAATCGGCACAGGCTTCACCCCAGCGGCGCGACCACGGCGCAGCGTTCGGCGCCGAGCTGGCGGAGCTTCACGATCAGATTTGGCAGCTTCGTGTCCGGCACAGTGAGCTGTCTCGCTGGCTGGCCCATCTGCAATTCGATCGCAATCGCGTTCGATACACCGCACCGATCACCGCGTCGCCCTACGCCCGCGACGCGCACGCCGATCTGGCCGGTGGGCTGGCGATCGGCCACGGGGCGGCGCTGGACGTCGACGCCGAATTGCGACGCAAACTGATCGACGTCGATGCCCAAATCACCCGTTGGCGTCGGGTGATGACGGAGTTGTCCGGTCTGCGCGAGATCATTTCATCCGATGTTCACCGTGACGCCGTCGGTCGGCCGCTGGGTGACGCCACCGCGCTGCCGATGTCCGAGCACATGCTGCGTCGCGAACGCATGCACCATTTCCTTTCGTCGCTGGACCGCTACGCCGGAGATCCCTCGGCGGCGGCGTCGTGGTCGGCATTTGCCGCCGGCGCACGTCCGACACGCTGGCCGGACGAAATCGATCTGCGGATCGAAGCGATCGTCCGACAAGTCGATTGGCTTGCCGCACGCTATGATCAACCCCACTCGGCGGCGCCGGTCTGGTATCGCGACCTGCCTGAGGATCTGGCCTATCGGGGAAGTCGCTCGTTGGTGCATTCGCTCCACGCGATCCGTGACGACTTGCAAAATGTTCGCCGACATGGATTCCGGTTTGCCCATTCGGCAACCGAACCATCGCGTGAAGCACGTGCCGCCGAACACGCCCTGGCCGTGCGTCGAGACCATGAACTGTACGATTTGCGACGCAGCGAACAGTGGGTCGTCGCGACGATCGAGCGGCTGCTGGCCTATCGCGAAGGCCTGGTTCGCAACCGCCAGCTGGCCGAACGGCTTCGCTATCCGTCTTGGATGGACGAAGCCTATCATCGGCAAACCTGGTCGGCTTGGTACATCAATCACCTGGATGGTGAAGCGATCGCGCGCGGCAAAGAACTCGATCAAGTCACCGCACAACTCGATCGCTGTGTCGCCCGGGCGGCGCAGTTGCGTCGTCAGATGCTGGCCCAACCGATGCACCCCGTCGCCGCACCACCGTCGGCCTACGCTGGGTTGGGCGATCCGGGCTTGGGTTATCTGGGCCTCGGCGATCTGGGGCCGAGCGGCTTCGCGGTGGATCCGTCGATGCTGCAAATGGAAATCGACGCGGTCGAATCCGAATTGCGAGCACTCGATTCGCTTCCCCAGCCGGACTGGGCCGATACGCCGCGAATGAAGTGGCTGAAACGTCGTCGAGCCGAGTTGATCCAAAGGCTCGGGGTGCCCCAAGCGGCGTCCCGCTCGGCGTCTCCGTTGGCCGATGAAGCGAGCCAATGGCTGGTCCGTCTTTCCGGCGGCCGGTTGTCGCGGCTGGATTGGAGCGACGCGGATTTCACCACCGCCCCCGGCCAGGTCGAGGCCGCGACGCGAGTCGGATTTGCCAAGATCGACGGCCGTGAAGAAGCGAACTGCCCCGCGGCCGATCGGGCGCTGGCGGCTCTGGCGCTGCGGATGGCCGCCGCCGACTTGCTGGCCCGAACCGGACGCGCGATCCCGCTGGTGATCGAAGTCCCGCGCGAACTGGTTCGCCTCCAGGATGTCGGCGACGCGTTTGGGGCGATCTCCGCCAGCGACGCGGCCTTCCCCATCCAGACCGGCGGTTCACCAGCGGTTGGCGTCAACCTTTCGGTGCTCGCGGCACTGGATGATTTCGCCAAGAATGGACGGCAAGTCGTGATGCTGGCCAGTGACTCGATGTTTGCCGACCAGGTCGCTCGCCACGGGGGCCAGGTTTTCACGATTCATGGTCAACGCGTTCAACATGAGCACCGGCCGCTGTGGAGTCCCCATTTTTCGGACGAAGGCTACGCCGGCCCCCACGCAGCGTCGCACTTGCCGCCGAGTTCCAATGGTCTGGGGGCCGATGGCGTGGTTCCCCATGACCCGATGCCGCATAGCGATGCCTTTGTGGACCGCTATCACGACGAGTACTTTGATCACCTGCCGATCGGTGCCTCGCTTGCCGACATCAATCGCAACCTGGATGCCGTCTGGCAGGAAGCGTACGGAATTTCGCCCTACGCTGAATCGCTGTCTGGCCGACACAACGCTCACGTCGCGCCTCATTCTCCGTCTCCGCGCTCGCCCTACGCAGAGTCGCCCTACGCAGAGTCTCCCTACGCAGAGTCTCCCTATTTGGGGGCTGGTTACATGGGGCCGGCGTCATCAGCCGCACCGGTTGCTCCCGCCACGCAGACGCAGACCTACCGGGCGTCGATGCCAGCGGGATCGCCCGGCCCGATGTTCGTTGATCCGGCGCAACACGACTCGGGGCATTGGCATGACGGGTATTATTTTGCCGATTCCTACACGACCGCGCCGGCTGCCCCGTCGATGCCGGCAACGCAGTCGATTCACGGTTCCCCCGCCGCGGCGTCTCGGTCGGCGTCGGGCCACCTGCAAGCCAAGACGGCAGACGCCCGTTCGACGACCCCGCAAGGGCCGGTGTCACCGTTTTTCCTGTCCGTCGACAGCCCCATCGATCAAGCGCCGTCGATCGACGCGGTCGCCGCGGCGCGGTTGCGAAGGTTACAGGTCACCCACATCAATCATCTGATGAACCAGGACCCCAACCGGCTGGCCGATTCGCTCGGGCTGGCCGGCGTGACGGCGGCGACGATTCGGCGTTGGCAGGCTGAAAGTCGCTTGGTTTGTCATGTTCCCCAGTTGCGTGGGTTTGACGCCCGGGTGCTGGTCGGATGCGGGATCGCCGATGCGGGGCATTTGGCATCGATCGACCCGGCCGACCTGCTCGATCGTGTGGAAGCGTTCCTGGCGACCGAACGCGGACAACGGATCCTGCTCAGCGGTACCAGTTACGAGCTTTCGCGGATCACCAGCTGGATCGCAGCGGCAAACGTGGACACCGACGACAACCCGTTGGGCATGATGCGCGACCACCAGACCGTCGATGGCCGGGTGCTCCGCCAGCCACACGATCGCAAGTCGCTCGACGCCAAACTGGACGACGATCGCTACGAATACGAATTTGTCGATGACAGCGGTAACGTCGTCCGCGCCTCGTCCAATCGGTCTCGATCAACCCGGCGTTCGTCCGGCACGCGGCAACGCAGCGGCGGACTGTCCGAACGATCCAACGGGTCCCGAAATGGCAGCCGATCGATCAACGGTGCAGCCCGCAGTCGCGACACCGGTTCCGACGGCCGTCGTCGCCGCGCCAGCCGGTCGGGATCAGGCCGCCAAGCCGATGCGCCGGAAACAACGGATCAGGGCTATCGGACCAGCGGTGACGAAACCGACCGGAGCGATCGCACGCGAAGCCGTCGCGGCGGCGACGCGCGGTCGCGTCGTTCGGCAAGCCGTTCGGCCAGCCGTTCTTCACGACGTGGAGCCGAGCGTTCGTCCTCCGAGCATGCTTCATCTTCAGAACGTGCGTCGTCCTCAGATCGTTCGCCTCGACGGGAGCGGATGCGTGATGAGACGCGTTCGTTCGACTCCGCAAACGACGACAAGGAACTTCGGTTTTACCTGCAACGCGAGAGTCCCATCGTGGACGCGCCGTCGATCGGATCGCGGATGGCGGAAAAGCTCGAGGCGGTCGGAATCTTCACGGTCGATGACTTGCTCAATGCCGATCCGACGGAGGTGGCCGATCAATTGAATCATCGTCGGATCGACGCCGAAGTGATCACGGCATGGCAAAACCAAGCGATCCTCGTTTGCCGAGTCCCGATGTTGCGTGGGCACGACGCGCAATTGTTGGTGGCGGCGGATGTCACGACGGCGGAGGAAGTCGCAGAGTACGACCCGAGCGAGTTGTTTGCGTTGATCGATCCGGTCGCCCGCAGCAACGAAGGCAAACGCATCATCCGCGGAGGCCAGTTGCCGGATCTGGATGAGATCACCGAGTGGATTCAGTATGCGGCGTTGAGTCGCGAATTGGTCGCGGCGTAG
- a CDS encoding HD domain-containing protein, with the protein MSATLEDAIALAAKHFAGITDKSGQPYILHCIRVMMGVDSLDAKMIGVMHDLVEDTSVTLDDLRSQGFSDSVVRGVDRMTHRSETSYQDYVIRLRENELARQVKLSDLRDNLSLDRVLLRGERFQRDLARVGKYVATYRFLTDEIDEAAYRGIMERL; encoded by the coding sequence ATGTCAGCGACGCTGGAAGACGCCATCGCCCTGGCGGCAAAACACTTCGCCGGAATCACCGACAAGTCGGGCCAACCGTACATCTTGCACTGCATCCGCGTGATGATGGGCGTCGACTCGCTGGACGCCAAAATGATCGGCGTGATGCACGATCTGGTCGAAGACACGTCAGTCACCCTGGACGATCTTCGATCACAGGGGTTCAGCGATTCCGTCGTCCGCGGCGTCGATCGGATGACCCACCGCAGCGAGACGTCGTACCAAGATTATGTGATTCGGCTGCGAGAAAACGAACTCGCCCGGCAAGTCAAATTGTCCGATTTGCGAGACAACCTCTCCCTGGACCGGGTCTTGCTCCGCGGTGAACGCTTCCAGCGCGACCTGGCACGGGTGGGCAAGTACGTGGCGACCTATCGCTTCCTGACCGACGAAATCGACGAAGCCGCCTATCGCGGGATCATGGAGCGTTTGTAG